A region of Chelonoidis abingdonii isolate Lonesome George chromosome 8, CheloAbing_2.0, whole genome shotgun sequence DNA encodes the following proteins:
- the TIMM8A gene encoding mitochondrial import inner membrane translocase subunit Tim8 A, with product MLRACAVRTISLLSMRGEVIVPHRASCWQTREGRSRRRAVCPEPGMEASSPAGLAATDPQLQHFIEVETQKQRFQQLVHQMTELCWEKCMDKPGPKLDSRAETCFVNCVERFIDTSQFILNRLEQTQKSKSAFSESLSD from the exons ATGCTCCGAGCATGCGCAGTGCGGACAATTTCCCTCTTGAGCATGCGTGGTGAGGTGATCGTCCCCCACAGAGCAAGCTGCTGGCAGACACGTGAAGGTCGCTCCCGGCGGCGAGCTGTGTGCCCGGAGCCCGGCATGGAGGCCTCGTCCCCCGCGGGCCTGGCCGCCACTGACCCTCAGTTACAGCATTTCATCGAGGTGGAGACCCAGAAGCAGCGCTTCCAGCAGCTGGTGCATCAGATGACCGAGCTGTGCTGG GAGAAATGCATGGACAAGCCTGGGCCCAAGCTGGACAGTCGGGCAGAGACCTGTTTTGTGAACTGTGTTGAACGCTTCATAGATACCAGTCAGTTTATTCTGAACCGGTTAGAGCAGACACAGAAATCCAAGTCAGCCTTCTCAGAGAGCCTGTCTGACTGA